Below is a genomic region from Litorilinea aerophila.
GGATGCCCATGCGGGTGGTAAGCTCGCCGTAGTTGTCGCCGTAGCGCTCGGAGATGAGGCCCACGCCCCGCATCTGGGCCGGGGTGACGATGCCGCAGGGCACCTTGAGGCGGACCATGAAGGTGCCCACCTTGGGCTTGTCATGGGCGATGCCGTACCAGTAGAGACGGACCATATCCTCTTCGGGGATGTCCTCGTAGCCCGTCTCGATCATCTGGGGGAGCTCGTCCACGATGCCCAGGGGGAACTTGTCCCGCTTGAGGCGTTCCACATTGTTGCGCTTGTAGACCAACTCCCAGGATACGTCGTTGCCAAGCTGGATTCTGGTTGCCACAGAAACCTCCTTTTTGTGGTTGGCGAAAAGGCCGTTGACCGGTTCGATACCAGCAGCCCGAAAATGGGCAAAGAAAAAGGCCCCCGGAAAGGGGGCCCTGCGGGCGAACGCCAAGCGGCCAAGCTACCTTGTCAGGTCGGTCTGGGACAACCGGCATGGTGGGTCACGCTTCGGCGACAGCGCATGAAAAAGCCCCCTTTCATGGGATGACCCATCCGGCCAAGGCCAGGATGGGCCATTCGACACGCGGGGGCCACCTGCACGTCGCTTCAGCTTACGGTCGACTCAGGTCATTGAGTCGCCAGCCGGGCGGGTGCCAGGGACCCCCGCCCAGGACAGATGCACCATATGGATAACATGCGAAGATGGTGTTGTCTCGAAATTTGTATCATGGTTCCGTCGTTGCCATGGGTCGGAGCCAACGCCTGGCCCCGATGTGGCCTAAAGTCTGGCATAGGGAATTTGATTTGTCAAATCTCGTTTATCCGCGGAGTGCGCATTTGAGTTCTTCATGCACCTTCATGGGTCGCGGGGGATGAAGAATCCGCACGATCCGTCCGTAACGCATCCCTGCGTGACATGGGTTCCTGTCCTGCCTGGTACGGATATCCGGCCTGCTGGCCGGGCCTACCGATCCGGGGCCATCCGTGTTCATCTATGTTCCATTTTTTCAGGGCAGGACGCGCACTTTGGGAATGGACCCCCTCGTGAAGGGCTGAGTCTGTATTCCTCGGGGAATCTGTGGTCTCTTCAGTGGTCTCTTTAGCGGAGTCAAATTCTCATCCAGCCGGATCCAGGCTTGACAACCGGGCATAGCCGTGCTATCTTTGCCACTAGCCTGGGCGGACAGATCCAAGCTCGAATCCAACCCGTCCGGCAGTCGGTTTCGCAAGCGGCAATCAAGGGGCCGCGGTCAAGGCCCGGCGACGACAGGCTAAAGAAATCTGGAAGATTCAGACAGGAATTCCAGACAGGGTCGCAACCATCTCACAATCGTTGTCGACCCTCTGCAGGCTCAACCATCTGCAGGCTCAACCAGTGGTAGATTCCCATGCATAGCCGTCAGCAGCGTCATCATCCATCGTTGCACACCAACAGCCGAAGTCAGTCTACGGCTGCCCATTCGGCTATGTCTGTGACCAACCCGCGCGATTTCCTGCGTGGGTTTTCTTTTTCCTACTATTGGTTTAGCTACTTTTTCTTTAGCACTGCGTCGCCATCCTGCGCAGCGAGGCCGATGATGTCTGGCTAGAGCCGGACAGAACAGGGCTCAACGAGGGCGAGGAATGGCGACAACTTCCCGCCCTCGTTTTTTGTTGGGGAATTTCGTTGGGAAAATTCTTTCAACCAAATCGATCTTCCATTCAAGTAGAAAACCAACACGCAGAACAAGCAGAAGGAGTCGATGCAAATGGTCTGTCGCGGCGTCAGGGGAGCAACGACGGTCACCGAGGATACGCCCGAATGCGTCCTGCGAGCTACCCGGGAACTCCTGGGGCTGATGATCCGGCTCAACGGCATTGAATCCCAGGATGTAGCCAGCGCCATTTTTACCACCACCCCGGACATCACGTCGGCCTTTCCCGCGCTGGCTGCCCGGCAACTGGGTTGGTTCGATGTGCCGCTGCTCTGCAGCCATGAAATCGACGTGCCCGGCAGCCTGCCCCGCTGCATCCGCATTCTGGTCCATTGGAATACGGACAAGCCCCAGTCGGCCATCCAGCACGTCTATCTGCGGGAAGCCACCAG
It encodes:
- the aroH gene encoding chorismate mutase, with the protein product MQMVCRGVRGATTVTEDTPECVLRATRELLGLMIRLNGIESQDVASAIFTTTPDITSAFPALAARQLGWFDVPLLCSHEIDVPGSLPRCIRILVHWNTDKPQSAIQHVYLREATSLRPDKNLALSARDFEELNVWIEEQLAVWRAQ